The DNA segment AATGCAACGGGACCACCAAATCCCCAGGTGCCTAATTTTAAAAAATATGTGGTAAGCTCCGTTCTGGAATATGCGGGCTTTACGGTTAGTTCTTTTTCCATAGGAGAACGAAGCTGGTTTTATAAATTATAGTTTGCATAACACAAGACTACGGACCTTATGGAGGATTAAATAGAATGATTTTAACTATTAGGACGTATTTTACCTTTTGAAATATTCTTTTTGTAAACAGAAGGTGTTTTTCCAGTTTCCAACTTAAAAATACGTGCGAAATGGCTTTGGTCTGAAAAGCCTGTCAGATAGGCTATTTCTGATAAACTGTATGCACTGGTTTCCATATAGGTTTTTGCTTTATTTATCCGTAGTTTTCGAATGTACTCGCCAAAGGAAAGATTATCAAAATATTTAGAGAATTCTCTTGACACGTAGGCTGGGTTGACATTTAGTTCATTAGAGATATCTGTAAGGCTTAGGGCAAGGTTAGTATCAATCTGATCTTGAATGATGGTTTTTAACTCCGTTGCCCAGGCAGGTATTTTACCTGTACTTCCTTTTTTGAGGAACTTTTGGTAAACATCAACTAATATTTGTTCAACCGGACTCTCTGTATGTTTTACATTTTGTAGGTGTCTGGCCCAGGTATATAAGGCATCGTAAATAACTGTTCCAGCCTGTAGTAACTCTACATCATCTTTGATGTTGTAAGCCATGCCGGCAGCAATTGCCCATAACCCGGC comes from the Pedobacter heparinus DSM 2366 genome and includes:
- a CDS encoding chromate resistance protein ChrB domain-containing protein, encoding MNWITRERPKIDRIACPWLIKNFIDEDAHFFYVPFDQVIEKAAALNAIPFDVPGVEFTHQKDQCTFDVLIKKYKINDPAIAIMAPIVRGADTDQHHLSGQCAGLWAIAAGMAYNIKDDVELLQAGTVIYDALYTWARHLQNVKHTESPVEQILVDVYQKFLKKGSTGKIPAWATELKTIIQDQIDTNLALSLTDISNELNVNPAYVSREFSKYFDNLSFGEYIRKLRINKAKTYMETSAYSLSEIAYLTGFSDQSHFARIFKLETGKTPSVYKKNISKGKIRPNS